A genomic window from Candidatus Saccharibacteria bacterium includes:
- a CDS encoding TRAM domain-containing protein encodes MEIIILMVTIAILAETTFLTITKLRQRTLKVARGSLLLDTSAIMDGRIVDVAKTGVITAELIVPRSVINELQLLADKADHDKRSRARARLENVRELQRMDTVTVTIVNDGRVGSGGVDERLLELAKNYDASIATTDYNLNKVAKVVGITVVNVNELAQMLRVQHLPGEAVEIQVIQPGANREQAVGYLDDGTMVVVEDAKHLIGQKLRVEIVRSLQTEAGRMMFAQKSKNTQKPVKSFHSDQMNNSNKKKFSGRNQRSNKPSETRAPRKQNSKARSSAEDSMIALANSGRDDSI; translated from the coding sequence ATGGAAATTATTATACTAATGGTAACTATCGCCATTTTGGCGGAGACGACGTTTTTGACGATTACGAAGTTGCGACAGCGCACACTGAAAGTTGCGCGCGGCTCGCTGCTGCTCGACACGAGCGCTATCATGGATGGTCGTATTGTTGACGTGGCGAAAACTGGCGTGATTACCGCCGAATTGATCGTGCCACGCAGCGTTATCAACGAATTGCAGCTACTGGCGGATAAGGCCGATCATGACAAACGTTCCCGCGCTCGCGCCCGGCTAGAAAATGTTCGTGAATTGCAGCGTATGGACACGGTGACGGTAACAATTGTGAACGATGGTCGGGTTGGCTCGGGCGGCGTCGACGAACGACTGCTCGAGCTCGCCAAGAACTACGACGCCTCGATTGCAACGACTGATTACAACCTCAACAAAGTTGCCAAAGTAGTCGGCATCACCGTCGTTAACGTCAACGAGTTGGCCCAGATGTTACGCGTACAGCACTTGCCAGGCGAAGCGGTCGAAATCCAGGTGATTCAGCCTGGCGCTAACCGCGAACAGGCGGTCGGGTATTTGGACGACGGCACGATGGTAGTGGTCGAAGATGCCAAACATCTGATTGGCCAGAAACTGCGAGTCGAGATTGTTCGGTCGCTCCAAACCGAAGCTGGTCGTATGATGTTCGCTCAAAAATCCAAGAACACGCAAAAACCTGTGAAATCTTTTCATTCTGATCAGATGAACAATAGCAACAAAAAGAAGTTTTCGGGTCGCAATCAACGCTCGAATAAGCCAAGCGAAACTCGCGCGCCTAGGAAACAAAATAGCAAAGCGCGTAGCTCGGCCGAAGATTCGATGATCGCCCTAGCAAATTCTGGCAGAGACGATTCAATCTAG
- a CDS encoding transglycosylase domain-containing protein: protein MAKKKNQQKFTTYSNLTKNKGKSRRTIKKEGKARERAEYLATLPKNPVLRFVAHLHPKRVFKYWFSMRGLKMLGKITLFSILFLIIAGGAMFMYFRKELDALKPEELSKRVATTVSKYYDRNGTLLWEDTGTGEYRLVVTSENISQNMKDATVAIEDKDFYKHGGVSLTGMLRAVVNNVTGSGGTQGGSTLTQQLIKQVYFSDEANNRGISGIPRKIKEAILSVEAERIYSKDQILVMYLNESPYGGRRNGVESAAQTYFGHSAKELTLAEAALLASIPQSPGAYNPYNTDGNAKLLARQKVVLDYMRQQFPDKYSQEAIDAAKAEPILDTIKPAEDQLKSAKAPHFIQMVKQDLENKLGAKVVGQGGLTVTTTLDVRVQDVIDSEVDKVFASSLPTQMGFDNASVTMIDNETGQVLGMRGSRDFNYPDYGAYNAATAFIQPGSTIKPLVYSALINNQTNKNGAFGAGSIIPDTPIPQSVYRTGDGTSVANADGKFKGNIPIRQGLAESRNVPAIKAMALNGISDTRDVIQAMGDKSYCTDGADTSAGLASAIGGCGAKQVEHANAFATIARMGVYKPVSDIISVKNSQGQTLYEWEDKGEQVIDPQTAYIISDILTDDNARRGTMGWRPTGFYINGIKTATKTGTSDIGGKKKDLWMMSYTPKATLSVWYGNHVPKALKNSASSRLGPLVAAVTTQVYNNVFKPDGTWKTGDWFTKPSGLQTLTVGGKSDLFPSWYNKNQKKSTEKLTFDKVSKKLATDCTPAGAREELEVEKITDPITKETTYTAPDGYDVLNKDDFHSCSDAIPFISTISATHRSDGRYDISVLVQAGTNSITSVSISVNGNTYSATQDSTGAWSIIVDALSGSYSVSATATDAGYYTGSGSKTIAFSGS, encoded by the coding sequence GTGGCTAAGAAGAAGAATCAGCAAAAGTTCACCACCTATTCTAACTTGACCAAAAACAAGGGCAAGAGCCGTCGTACTATTAAAAAAGAAGGTAAGGCGCGCGAACGTGCTGAGTATCTAGCAACTTTGCCAAAAAACCCTGTGCTGCGTTTTGTGGCTCATCTACATCCTAAACGCGTATTCAAATATTGGTTCTCGATGCGCGGGCTCAAGATGCTTGGTAAAATCACCCTCTTTTCCATCCTATTCCTCATCATAGCGGGCGGCGCAATGTTTATGTATTTCCGCAAAGAACTTGACGCCCTAAAGCCAGAGGAGCTATCCAAACGTGTCGCCACCACAGTATCTAAATATTATGACCGCAACGGTACATTATTATGGGAAGACACCGGAACTGGCGAATATCGCCTCGTTGTTACCTCAGAAAATATTAGCCAGAACATGAAAGACGCTACCGTCGCCATTGAGGATAAAGATTTCTACAAACACGGCGGTGTCAGCCTGACCGGTATGCTACGCGCCGTGGTCAACAACGTCACCGGTTCGGGTGGTACGCAGGGTGGCTCAACGCTAACACAGCAGTTGATTAAACAGGTTTATTTCTCAGACGAGGCTAATAATCGTGGCATTAGCGGTATTCCGCGCAAAATAAAGGAAGCTATCTTGTCAGTCGAAGCCGAGCGAATCTATAGCAAAGATCAAATCCTCGTGATGTACCTCAACGAATCACCATACGGCGGACGACGCAACGGTGTCGAATCGGCTGCGCAGACTTATTTTGGACACAGTGCCAAAGAGCTCACTTTGGCGGAGGCAGCTTTGCTGGCTTCGATTCCGCAGTCTCCGGGCGCCTACAACCCGTATAACACCGACGGCAACGCCAAACTACTGGCCCGCCAAAAAGTCGTGCTCGACTATATGCGTCAGCAGTTCCCGGATAAATACAGTCAAGAAGCCATCGACGCCGCCAAGGCTGAACCGATTCTCGACACCATCAAGCCCGCCGAGGATCAGCTCAAGAGCGCCAAAGCTCCGCACTTCATCCAAATGGTGAAACAAGACCTTGAAAATAAACTCGGCGCCAAAGTCGTTGGTCAGGGCGGTTTGACCGTAACAACCACTCTCGATGTCCGTGTCCAAGATGTCATCGATAGCGAAGTTGACAAAGTGTTTGCTAGCTCGCTCCCAACACAGATGGGCTTTGACAACGCCTCTGTCACTATGATTGATAACGAGACTGGTCAAGTTCTCGGTATGCGCGGTAGTCGAGATTTTAATTATCCAGATTACGGCGCCTACAATGCAGCGACCGCCTTTATCCAGCCAGGTTCTACTATAAAACCCCTCGTCTATTCGGCACTCATCAATAATCAGACCAATAAAAACGGTGCTTTTGGTGCTGGATCGATCATACCAGATACGCCAATCCCGCAGAGCGTATATCGAACTGGCGATGGCACGTCCGTCGCTAACGCCGACGGCAAGTTCAAAGGCAATATACCGATTAGACAGGGCCTGGCCGAATCACGTAACGTACCAGCTATCAAGGCTATGGCGCTCAACGGCATTAGCGATACGAGAGATGTCATCCAGGCTATGGGCGACAAGAGCTATTGTACGGACGGCGCTGACACTTCAGCTGGTCTAGCCTCGGCTATTGGTGGTTGTGGTGCCAAACAGGTTGAGCACGCTAACGCTTTTGCAACTATTGCTCGTATGGGTGTCTACAAACCAGTCAGCGACATTATCAGCGTCAAGAATTCTCAGGGTCAAACCCTGTACGAATGGGAAGACAAAGGCGAACAAGTCATCGATCCGCAAACAGCCTATATCATCTCCGACATCCTGACCGACGACAATGCCCGTCGTGGCACGATGGGTTGGCGTCCAACTGGTTTTTATATTAACGGCATCAAGACCGCCACCAAAACCGGTACCTCCGATATCGGCGGCAAGAAAAAAGACCTTTGGATGATGAGCTACACGCCAAAAGCTACCTTGAGTGTCTGGTACGGTAACCACGTACCAAAAGCCTTGAAAAACTCCGCCTCATCGCGCCTCGGGCCGCTCGTAGCCGCTGTCACCACACAGGTTTATAACAACGTCTTTAAACCGGACGGTACCTGGAAAACTGGCGACTGGTTTACCAAGCCGTCTGGCTTGCAAACTCTCACCGTGGGTGGTAAGAGCGACCTCTTCCCATCCTGGTATAACAAAAATCAAAAGAAATCGACCGAGAAACTCACCTTTGACAAGGTTAGTAAAAAACTAGCAACTGATTGTACGCCGGCTGGCGCCCGCGAGGAGCTAGAAGTTGAAAAGATCACCGATCCTATCACCAAGGAAACCACCTATACAGCACCTGATGGTTACGATGTCCTAAACAAAGACGATTTCCATAGCTGCTCGGATGCGATTCCGTTCATATCCACTATATCCGCGACACATCGATCTGATGGTCGATACGATATATCTGTTCTAGTCCAAGCCGGAACCAATAGCATAACTAGCGTATCTATCTCTGTTAATGGCAATACCTACTCGGCAACCCAGGACTCAACAGGAGCATGGTCAATTATCGTTGACGCGCTGAGCGGCTCCTATTCCGTATCGGCCACCGCTACTGATGCTGGCTACTATACCGGCAGTGGCTCAAAAACAATAGCATTCTCTGGAAGTTAA
- the fusA gene encoding elongation factor G: protein MATTPLAKFRNIGIIAHIDAGKTTTTEGILYRTGLTHKIGEVRGDGDGATTDWMAQEKERGITITSAAVTCFWKGHKINIIDTPGHIDFTAEVERSLRVLDGAVTVFDGKMGVEAQSETVWRQANKYGVPRICFINKINQTGGDFYKSLDSIHDRLSKNALPVHLPIGFEKDICGVVDLIAMKGYTYKDYADHELVEGEIPADMVEKAKNARTLLVEKAVEYDDALFERYLDQGEESITEDELKSALRKAVLSGEFYLVTGGDGRGVIVEKLLDLVADYMPAPTDVDAVWGQNPKTGDEIERKPDVSEPLSALAFKIAADPFVGKLIFVRVYSGKLTAGSYILNTTTGEKERIGRIVRMFADKREDIGEVEAGDIAAVVGLKNTTTGTTLCDPAHPIQLEGIEFVDPPVSIAIEPKTKADQEKMAIALQRLAEEDPTFRVHTDEETGQTIISGMGELHLDIIVDRMKREFNVEANIGEPQVAFRETIRGTKEIQGKYIKQSGGRGQYGDVWLRLEPNEAGKGFEFFDAIKGGVVPQEYRPAVKAGIIETLDSGVIAGYPVVDVKATLYDGSYHDVDSNEMAFKMAGSLATREGVKQAKPVLLEPVMKLVVVTPEEFMGDVIGDINSRRGRIEAMEDLMGGAKQITSFVPLASMFGYTTDLRSMSQGRAASSMELAQYEEVPPNVAQEIIEKRAK, encoded by the coding sequence ATGGCAACAACTCCCCTAGCAAAGTTTCGTAACATCGGTATTATTGCGCATATTGACGCTGGTAAAACCACGACCACCGAGGGTATTCTATATCGCACCGGTCTCACTCACAAAATCGGCGAAGTCCGTGGTGACGGTGACGGTGCTACGACTGACTGGATGGCACAGGAAAAGGAACGCGGCATCACTATTACCTCCGCTGCAGTGACGTGTTTCTGGAAGGGTCACAAAATTAATATTATTGATACCCCAGGTCACATTGACTTTACCGCCGAGGTCGAGCGCAGCTTGCGTGTTCTCGATGGTGCTGTGACAGTGTTTGACGGCAAAATGGGCGTTGAGGCGCAGTCTGAGACGGTGTGGCGCCAGGCTAACAAATATGGTGTGCCACGTATTTGCTTTATAAACAAAATCAACCAAACTGGTGGCGATTTCTATAAATCACTCGATAGCATTCACGATCGCCTCAGCAAAAACGCCTTGCCAGTTCATTTGCCAATCGGTTTCGAAAAAGATATTTGCGGTGTGGTTGACCTGATTGCCATGAAAGGCTATACCTACAAAGACTACGCTGATCACGAATTGGTCGAAGGCGAGATTCCAGCCGATATGGTTGAAAAGGCCAAAAATGCTCGCACTCTCCTCGTTGAGAAAGCTGTCGAATACGACGATGCATTGTTCGAGCGCTATCTCGACCAAGGCGAAGAATCGATCACCGAAGACGAATTGAAATCGGCTCTCCGTAAAGCCGTACTATCTGGCGAGTTCTATCTCGTAACTGGTGGCGACGGTCGCGGCGTGATTGTCGAGAAACTACTCGACCTCGTCGCCGACTACATGCCAGCTCCAACTGATGTCGATGCTGTGTGGGGTCAGAATCCAAAAACTGGCGACGAAATCGAGCGCAAACCTGATGTTAGCGAGCCGCTCAGCGCTCTAGCCTTCAAGATTGCGGCTGACCCGTTTGTCGGTAAACTCATTTTCGTTCGCGTCTATAGTGGTAAATTGACCGCTGGTTCGTATATCCTGAACACAACAACGGGTGAGAAAGAGCGTATCGGCCGTATCGTCCGTATGTTTGCTGACAAACGAGAGGACATCGGTGAAGTCGAAGCTGGTGATATCGCTGCTGTGGTCGGTCTGAAAAACACGACCACCGGTACGACGCTCTGTGACCCAGCTCATCCAATACAGCTCGAAGGTATCGAGTTCGTCGATCCTCCAGTTTCTATTGCTATTGAGCCAAAGACCAAGGCTGACCAGGAAAAAATGGCGATTGCTCTGCAGCGTCTCGCCGAGGAAGATCCAACGTTCCGCGTTCATACTGACGAGGAAACCGGCCAAACGATTATTAGCGGTATGGGTGAGCTTCATCTTGATATTATCGTTGATCGCATGAAACGCGAGTTTAATGTCGAAGCTAACATTGGTGAACCACAAGTGGCCTTCCGCGAAACGATTCGTGGTACCAAGGAAATCCAAGGTAAATACATCAAACAGTCCGGTGGTCGCGGTCAGTATGGTGATGTTTGGCTACGCCTCGAACCGAATGAGGCTGGCAAAGGCTTCGAGTTCTTTGACGCCATTAAAGGTGGCGTGGTACCCCAGGAATATCGCCCAGCCGTCAAAGCTGGTATCATCGAAACCCTCGATAGCGGTGTTATCGCCGGCTATCCAGTTGTTGATGTCAAAGCTACGCTCTATGATGGTTCATATCACGATGTCGACTCTAACGAAATGGCCTTCAAGATGGCTGGGTCGCTCGCAACCCGCGAAGGTGTCAAGCAAGCTAAACCAGTCCTACTCGAGCCAGTGATGAAACTAGTCGTGGTTACCCCCGAGGAATTCATGGGTGATGTGATCGGCGACATCAACTCGCGTCGCGGTCGCATCGAGGCTATGGAGGATCTCATGGGCGGCGCCAAACAAATCACTTCATTTGTACCACTAGCATCGATGTTCGGCTATACAACTGACCTACGTTCAATGTCGCAAGGCCGTGCTGCTAGCTCGATGGAACTGGCCCAGTACGAGGAAGTCCCACCAAACGTAGCTCAGGAAATCATCGAGAAACGAGCTAAATAG